The Solanum pennellii chromosome 11, SPENNV200 genome contains a region encoding:
- the LOC107003263 gene encoding epsin-3 translates to MSTIQRGRENSNNIMAQPFLHEFKKQASFFLKEKIKTARLALTDVTPTQILTEEATNGNPGAPDTKTLKMISKAAFEVDDYWRIVGILHKKLSSFDKKNWRVSYKAVIVLEHLLTHGPESVAEEFQSDKDVIREMGSFQLIDEKGFNWGLNVRKKSERILKLLEDGQLLKEERNKSRKISRGIEGFGSFNIRRTTSSEEKSAIKPYGRSNSQFNHHENDDDDDELQVSEKVDDEYLVKENIAPSDEMHKWNFKGESKALLDEQKEEPRMVFSSEEDHPFRETDRLTSVSLLSSGDQVLQACQ, encoded by the exons ATGTCAACAATACAAAGGGGTAGGGAAAATAGTAACAATATTATGGCTCAACCATTTCTCCATGAATTCAAGAAACAAGCTTCTTTCTTCCTTAAGGAGAAGATCAAGACAGCTAGATTGGCTTTGACTGATGTTACACCAACTCAGAT ATTGACAGAAGAAGCTACAAATGGAAATCCAGGTGCACCTGAcacaaaaacattaaaaatgatTTCCAAGGCAGCTTTTGAAGTTGATGATTATTGGAGAATTGTTGGGATCCTACATAAAAA ATTGTCAAGTTTTGATAAAAAGAATTGGAGGGTTTCATATAAGGCTGTGATAGTGTTGGAACACTTGTTGACTCATGGACCTGAAAGTGTTGCTGAGGAATTTCAAAGTGATAAAGATGTTATAAGGGAAATGGGAAGCTTTCAACTTATTGATGAGAAAGG ATTCAACTGGGGGCTAAATGTTAGGAAGAAATCTGAGAGGATATTGAAGCTGCTAGAAGATGGACAACTTCTCAAAGAAGAGAGGAACAAATCAAGGAAGATATCAAGAGGGATTGAAGGTTTTGGGAGCTTTAACATTAGGAGGACTACTAGTTCAGAGGAAAAATCAGCAATTAAACCTTATGGAAGGTCTAATTCTCAGTTTAATCATCAtgaaaatgatgatgatgatgatgaattgcAAGTTAGTGAGAAAGTGGATGATGAGTACTTAGTAAAAGAAAACATAGCACCAAGTGATGAAATGCACAAATGGAACTTCAAAGGAGAATCAAAAGCACTTTTGGATGAACAGAAAGAAGAACCAAGGATGGTATTTTCATCAGAAGAGGATCATCCTTTCAGAGAAACAGATCGATTAACGTCAGTCTCACTGCTTTCTTCTGGAGATCAAGTCCTCCAAGCATGTCAATAG